Proteins from a genomic interval of Trichoderma breve strain T069 chromosome 2, whole genome shotgun sequence:
- a CDS encoding ferric reductase like transmembrane component domain-containing protein: protein MLSRTSYLLCLLLAACAHAAKPLGLEVCGASCYYTLAKTKFASDNVTEQTLCTHPLRVTSTYLCLWEHCEEKDLVPGINWWAETCKKSAKVVNLDAYRSTVANVTQEYIDSLPTVEQTQKTVVDVVSMPSQANWDISHRTVNTYYTNIVYHQKLRWIPYGYWGLVLALATISHAIALLPVKRSSQPVRKNNAPAKFKGWFHRNLMMAPTFSYHHHQPLGWFTVPLRLQSLVIAGYIITQIFMLAFHYPVFTAISYKTVPGQVCRILADRLGIFMTAELPFIFLFSGRANILIYATGWSYRTFSIFHRWLALILTIEGICHGIIFSAYYVNEQGWDGYHEELRTDPTFRYGLLMVISLSLGAAFAFAPLRSRIYEFFKAAHASLAAVFLAALFYHIKDQFKGMYKVWVWACVGLWAGDHFLRMLRVIAMNYKTFLGQGSLALASYSEETGMIRLQVKPSINAAHQTPGTYYFVYFPSLHFWESHPFTLAGRSKQIDDIPSYGSSSDQPSDKEAGTRSPRVTELSSEPGDSYMTFMIRPRDGMTRRLRDRLISKSESGPLRVRTFLEGPYGTPARLDHFDEVLFIAGGSGITTVLPYLRQFFEDQKESQTPPKVRLAWIVRDEGFVRDVLANDLRATEGSALAASRLNMEFYITSDSPNATPKTEEAGNSIADPRFKKSRPDIHAVVDTFVTSSQGKTAVFVCGPAEIADTTRQAVIRHTHKDHIDVELFEEMFVW, encoded by the exons ATGTTGTCACGGACCTCCTACCTTCTGTGCCTCCTCTTGGCTGCTTGTGCCCACGCGGCCAAGCCCCTTGGGCTCGAGGTTTGCGGAGCCTCGTGTTACTACACCTTGGCCAAGACCAAATTCGCTTCTGATAACGTAACGGAGCAGACGCTTTGCACACACCCCCTGCGTGTCACTTCAACATACCTGTGTCTATGGGAGCATTGTGAGGAGAAGGACTTGGTTCCAGGTATCAACTGGTGGGCTGAAACATGCAAGAAGTCTGCCAAGGTGGTCAATCTCGATGCGTATAGAAGCACCGTCGCCAATGTGACGCAAGAGTACATTGATAGCCTCCCCACTGTCGAGCAGACACAAAAGACTGTTGTGGACGTTGTGTCGATGCCATCGCAGGCAAACTGGGACATCTCTCATCGAACTGTCAACACTTACTACACCAACATTGTATACCACCAGAAACTACG ATGGATCCCATACGGTTACTGGGGATTGGTGCTGGCTCTGGCCACAATCAGCCACGCTATCGCACTACTTCCAGTGAAACGCTCCAGTCAACCAGTACGAAAGAATAATGCGCCGGCAAAATTTAAGGGCTGGTTCCATCGCAACCTTATGATGGCCCCTACATTCTCGtaccaccatcatcagccctTGGGATGGTTCACCGTTCCTCTCCGTCTGCAATCCTTGGTCATTGCTGGCTACATCATTACGCAAATTTTCATGCTGGCTTTCCACTACCCTGTCTTCACTG CCATCAGCTATAAAACTGTTCCAGGACAGGTCTGCCGAATTCTCGCTGATCGACTCGGTATCTTCATGACGGCTGAGCTGCCattcatctttcttttcagtGGAAGAGCCAACATCCTCATCTACGCCACGGGATGGAGCTACAGGACATTTAGCATCTTTCATCGCTGGCTGGCCCTGATCCTCACTATCGAAGGCATCTGCCACGGTATTATTTTCTCAGCCTACTATGTCAACG aacaaggatgggatggataCCATGAGGAGCTGCGTACTGATCCTACTTTCCGTTATGGACTTCTT ATGGTTATCTCATTGAGTCTTGGCGcagcttttgcttttgctcctCTTCGTAGCCGAATCTATGAGTTTTTCAAGGCTGCCCATGCTTCCCTGGCAGCTGTCTTCCTTGCTGCTCTGTTTTA CCACATCAAGGATCAGTTCAAAGGCATGTATAAAGTCTGGGTATGGGCTTGTGTTGGCTTGTGGGCTGGCGACCATTTCCTCCGCATGCTGCGTGTCATTGCCATGAACTACAAGACCTTCCTCGGACAAGGTTCTCTTGCATTGGCCAGCTATAGCGAAGAGACTGGCATGATCCGTCTACAGGTCAAGCCTTCAATCAACGCCGCTCACCAAACTCCGGGAACTTACTACTTCGTATACTTCCCCAGTTTGCACTTCTGGGAGTCTCACCCCTTCACTCTGGCTGGAAGATCTAAACAAATCGATGATATCCCGTCATACGGAAGCAGCAGCGACCAACCCAGCGACAAGGAGGCTGGCACACGGTCTCCTCGTGTTACAGAGCTGAGCTCTGAGCCGGGTGACTCATACATGACCTTCATGATTCGTCCTCGCGATGGAATGACTCGAAGACTGCGAGACAGATTGATTAGCAAGAGCGAATCTGGCCCTCTTCGCGTTAGAACCTTCCTTGAAGGCCCCTACGGTACGCCTGCTCGTCTTGATCACTTTGACGAGGTTCTTTTCATTGCTGGTGGTAGTGGCATCACCACAGTGCTGCCCTATCTCCGCCAGTTCTTTGAGGACCAGAAGGAATCACAAACGCCTCCCAAGGTTCGTTTGGCATGGATCGTGCGAGACGAGGGTTTCGTTCGAGATGTACTTGCCAACGATCTTCGCGCCACTGAAGGGTCTGCGCTGGCAGCATCAAGGCTTAACATGGAATTCTACATCACGTCAGACTCTCCCAACGCCACACCCAAGACAGAAGAGGCTGGAAACAGCATCGCCGATCCTAGATTCAAGAAATCACGACCTGACATCCACGCCGTGGTTGACACCTTTGTCACTAGCTCCCAAGGCAAGACAGCCGTCTTTGTCTGCGGTCCGGCAGAAATTGCCGACACAACGCGGCAGGCCGTGATTAGACACACGCACAAGGATCACATTGATGTTGAACTATTTGAGGAAATGTTTGTTTGGTAA
- a CDS encoding fungal zn(2)-Cys(6) binuclear cluster domain-containing protein, translating to MPQAPPAKKGRRRVKTGCQTCKKRRVKCDEGRPACQRCVSTGRVCDGYGIWVRRNQMQPLRNIVVMSQTRAIAGQPASLGFEYFRRYTTTKLPGLFESGFWDCLVLQASEQEPAVLHAVTALGAAHKNEERISLTEYNEAIRHLRHSLKRSDKEALRVCLITCMLFVCIELLRGGFKAGHAHLTNGLRILREIQQREGVTTSDGDIILRSQAVSVEDTLVEVFSRLNVQVALFGQVSSYLLFVGDSAESPRTYDIPQTFSSLLEARKYMDALINGSHILGEQASQLILSGQPIPEKLYEDQGRLEAALMRWLHALDSSHEKLINRADYRTKFAIPMLLLYHTMTRIMAATALRGTDEMIYDHYLPDFSLLIKQSADLWDLMRTAMKKALGLRGTSRPDINFTIDMGFIPPLYYALAKCRQPNLRRMILELLKEVPHREGAWDGFTVINMGDLLIEIEEEGMYEGFEIKPSCYLPDPSIAEVLPIIPASQRFNNVNVALPDFESGKATLFGRRQDNNNLR from the exons ATGCCCCAAGCTCCTCCTGCCAAgaaggggagaaggagagtAAAGACGGGGTGTCAGACTTGCAA GAAGCGGCGTGTAAAGTGTGATGAGGGGAGACCGGCTTGTCAGAGATGTGTCTCGACTGGTCGGGTCTGTGATGGGTACGGCATCTGGG TCCGTAGGAACCAGATGCAGCCCCTGCGGAACATTGTCGTCATGTCGCAGACACGCGCGATCGCGGGTCAGCCCGCAAGCCTCGGGTTTGAGTACTTTCGGAGATATACCACCACTAAGCTTCCTGGCCTGTTCGAATCGGGCTTCTGGGATTGTTTAGTGCTGCAAGCAAGCGAACAGGAGCCGGCTGTCCTGCATGCGGTCACGGCATTGGGTGCGGCACATAAGAATGAGGAGCGAATCTCACTGACCGAATACAACGAAGCCATCCGGCATTTGCGGCATAGCCTCAAGCGTTCAGACAAAGAGGCTCTTCGGGTGTGCCTCATCACTTGTATGCTATTTGTATGCATTGAGCTGTTGAGAGGGGGCTTCAAAGCAGGCCATGCACACCTGACCAATGGCCTCCGTATTCTTCGTGAGATCCAGCAGCGCGAGGGAGTCACCACCTCTGATGGAGATATTATTCTGCGATCACAAGCAGTATCGGTCGAAGATACTCTTGTCGAAGTCTTCTCACGGCTCAATGTGCAAGTTGCGCTTTTTGGCCAAGTCTCTTCATACCTGCTTTTCGTGGGAGATAGCGCAGAATCACCGAGAACGTACGATATTCCCCAGACGTTCTCATCTCTCCTCGAAGCACGGAAGTATATGGATGCCCTGATCAACGGATCGCATATCCTAGGGGAACAGGCAAGTCAGCTGATTCTAAGCGGACAACCTATCCCGGAAAAGCTTTACGAGGACCAAGGACGCCTGGAGGCGGCTTTGATGAGATGGCTTCATGCTTTGGACTCCAGTCACGAAAAGTTGATCAACCGGGCAGACTATCGCACCAAATTTGCCATACCTATGTTGCTTCTATATCACACCATGACGAGGATCATGGCCGCCACTGCCCTGCGTGGGACAGACGAAATGATATATGACCACTATCTGCCGGATTTCTCCCTCTTAATCAAGCAGTCGGCTGACCTGTGGGACCTGATGCGTACCGCAATGAAGAAAGCCTTAGGTTTGAGAGGCACTAGTAGACCAGACATCAATTTCACCATCGATATGGGCTTCATACCACCGCTATATTACGCGCTTGCTAAATGCCGCCAGCCAAATCTTCGCAGGATGATCCTCGAGTTGCTCAAAGAAGTTCCGCATCGTGAGGGTGCCTGGGATGGATTCACGGTCATCAATATGGGCGACTTGCTGATTGaaatagaagaagagggcatgTATGAAGGGTTTGAGATCAAGCCAAGCTGCTACTTGCCAGACCCGTCAATAGCGGAAGTATTGCCCATCATCCCGGCATCTCAGCGATTCAATAACGTCAATGTAGCGCTACCTGATTTTGAGAGCGGCAAGGCCACTTTATTTGGTAGGCG GCAGGACAACAACAATTTGA GATGA
- a CDS encoding short chain dehydrogenase domain-containing protein, with protein sequence MPSSKFSPESIPDLTGRVYIVTGGNAGIGKETVIGLAARGAKVYMGARSKDKALAAIHEIQEQLPAANIHFLDLDLSNFQSVIAAAKKIREAELALHGLINNAGIMGVPYSLTVDGFEAQWQTNYLSHWLLTHHLMPLLQSTAQSNPEGTVRLVNLTSDGHARFTPPSGIRFEDTGLEKENSMMRYGQSKLANVLHTVQLNKKYGPVSAESGNAAIWFAAVHPGHIDTDLNKQATGALPAGVLRVATPIMSCLGILDKQEKGAWSSLFAIASSNFKKSDSGAYVVPYAKIGTPSDHARDPKLAEKLWQWTESELGAKGLL encoded by the exons ATGCCTTCCTCCAAATTTTCACCCGAATCAATTCCTGATCTTACAGGACGGGTCTACATTGTTACCGGAGGCAATGCTGGCAT TGGTAAGGAGACCGTGATTGGCTTGGCAGCCCGTGGTGCCAAAGTGTATATGGGCGCGCGCAGCAAGGATAAGGCATTGGCGGCTATCCATGAAATACAAGAACAACTACCGGCTGCGaatattcattttcttgACCTCGATCTATCCAATTTCCAGAGCGTCATCGCGGCTGCGAAGAAGATACGAGAAGCTGAACTCGCGTTACATGGACTCATCAACAATGCTGGTATTATGGGAGTGCCTTACTCTCTGACTGTCGATGGCTTTGAGGCTCAATGGCAG ACCAATTACTTGTCTCATTGGCTGCTCACGCATCATCTGATGCCACTTCTTCAATCTACCGCTCAGTCGAATCCTGAAGGAACTGTCCGCTTGGTCAACTTGACATCGGATGGACATGCAAGGTTTACTCCCCCGAGCGGAATTCGGTTCGAAGATACCGGATTGGAGAAGGAAAACTCCATGATGAGATATGGACAGAGCAAACTAGCGAATGTCTTGCATACAGTGCAACTGAACAAAAAATACGGCCCAGTCTCTGCGGAATCTGGCAATGCAGCGATTTGGTTCGCAGCAGTGCATCCCGGCCACATTGACAC CGATCTGAATAAACAAGCCACAGGGGCACTACCTGCAGGCGTCTTGCGAGTTGCTACTCCCATCATGAGCTGCCTCGGGATCCTGGATAAGCAAGAGAAGGGCGCCTGGTCCTCGCTCTTTGCTATCGCCAGCAGCAATTTCAAGAAGTCGGATTCGGGTGCCTACGTCGTGCCATATGCAAAAATTGGGACACCAAGTGACCATGCGCGAGACCCCAAATTGGCCGAGAAGCTATGGCAGTGGACTGAGTCGGAGCTTGGTGCCAAGGGCCTGCTCTGA
- a CDS encoding zinc carboxypeptidase domain-containing protein — MKSLTLLSALIASASAAVLQPHRVSYDGHKVFRLSVDAHNIDRINDIVDTLNLQTWKPARKAGSFADIVVSPDQLETFNKATSGLKPVVMHEDLGLSIEKESAFQPYSIDAVKAVNSTWFTAYHAYADHLQFLRDLSAQFPNTSEIVTSGNSLNGNAITGIHFWGSSGKGVKPAVILHGTVHAREWITTLVVEYFAYTLLTSTDATTKGFLDKYDFIFFPVVNPDGFLYTQSTDRLWRKNRQTNSGSSCVGRDINRNWNYQWNVPGGASTNPCAEDFKGAAAGDSVEFKALSAYIQKIKTAQGLKLYIDYHSYSQLFMTPYGYSCSAVAPNNSELQSLAKGAVAAIRAVHGTSFEYGPICSTIYQATGSSVDYVNDVVKADYTFTSELRDTGRYGFVLPANQIVPSGEEAYAGFKYLLQNMK, encoded by the exons ATGAAGTCCCTTACTTTACTCTCTGCCCTCATTGCTTCGGCATCAGCCGCCGTCCTTCAGCCTCATAGGGTCTCGTATGATGGACACAAAGTCTTCCGACTGTCCGTCGATGCTCACAACATTGACCGAATCAACGACATTGTGGACACTCTGAATCTCCAGACCTGGAAGCCTGCCAGAAAAGCAGGATCTTTCGCCGATATTGTAGTGAGCCCTGACCAGCTTGAGACTTTCAATAAGGCGACGTCGGGTTTGAAGCCCGTGGTTATGCACGAAGATCTTGGTCTCTCGATCGAGAAAGAGTCTGCTTTTCAGCCCTATTccattgatgctgtcaaggccgtcaaCAGCACATGGTTCACCGCGTACCATGCCTATGCAGACCATCTGCAGTTTCTCAGAGACCTCTCGGCGCAGTTCCCCAACACTTCAGAGATTGTCACCTCTGGCAACTCTTTGAATGGCAACGCCATTACCGGCATCCACTTCTGGGGCAGCTCAGGCAAAGGTGTCAAGCCTGCTGTCATTCTCCACGGAACTGTTCACGCTCGAGAATGGATCACCACTCTGGTTGTCGAATATTTTGCCTACACTCTGCTCACAAGCACCGACGCTACGACCAAGGGCTTTTTGGACAAATATGACTTTATCTTCTTCCCAGTTGTGAACCCTGACG GTTTCCTATATACTCAAAGCACTGATCGCTTGTGGCGAAAGAACCGTCAAACAAATTCTGGTAGCTCATGCGTCGGTCGTGATATCAACCGAAACTGGAATTACCAGTGGAATGTCCCAGGAGGCGCGTCTACCAATCCCTGTGCTGAAGACTTCAAAGGCGCCGCTGCCGGCGACTCTGTCGAGTTCAAGGCTCTTTCTGCCTACATCCAAAAGATCAAGACGGCCCAAGGCCTCAAGCTTTACATCGACTATCATTCCTACTCTCAGCTCTTCATGACCC CCTATGGATACTCTTGCTCTGCCGTTGCGCCAAACAACAGCGAGCTGCAGTCCCTCGCCAAGGGCGCCGTTGCTGCTATCCGTGCTGTTCATGGCACCTCGTTTGAATATGGCCCCATCTGCTCAACCATTTACCAGGCCACTGGCTCCAGTGTCGATTATGTGAATGATGTTGTCAAGGCAGACTACACCTTCACATCCGAGCTCAGAGACACCGGCAGATATGGCTTCGTTCTCCCCGCCAACCAGATTGTGCCGAGCGGAGAGGAGGCTTATGCAGGCTTCAAGTATCTGCTGCAAAACATGAAATAA
- a CDS encoding glycosyl hydrolase family 92 domain-containing protein — protein sequence MAKLNQAAKAVGLLYGLTATTQVQAASFDPLTHVDLLIGSSNGGNVFPGATLPFGMAKAVADTNSGSNQGGFTLDGSSVTGFSVMHDSGTGGSPGPKVEMTTSQHAALFKFTFPNAGPDDIPLILQDLTDLSNSRQDNGTVSVDGKTGRITGNAIFVPSFGTGTYKLYFCTDFSGAEIYDNGIFVNSRASSDVKDLTISRSINGYPLPGGAFVRFASAQEPIYARTGVSFISSAQACSNAEKEITKWDLNKYANEAANIWRQKLSPITIKAGNGVSEDYIKSFYSGIYRTLVNPQNYTGENPLWNDGEPYYDSFYCIWDLFRSQMPFMTILDPAALTEQIRSLISIYENLGWLPDCHNVLADAYLKGLKDGIDWEKGYEAVVKDAEVEPYAWSTNGRGGIDSWKKLNYVPVQDFDYKGFGTMTRTISRTLEYSYNDFCISQIAGGLGKKGDQEKYIESSGNWQNLFKADQTSFFSNGTDTGFTGFFQAKFLNETWFTQDPLMCSNLDSRSVCSLQNSGAETFESSTWEYGFFVPHDQASLLNLYGGSDAFVSRLSYMHDQEITYIGNEPSFLTVFQYHYAGRPALSAERSHFYIPKFFAPTPDGLPGNDDSGAMGSFVAFSMMGLFPNPGQDVYLIIPPYFESVSIKSPITGKTATIRNVNFDSTYKNVYIQKATLNGKPYTKNWIDHSFFLEGKELVLTLGSKESSWGTRVEDLPPSLSPYNSSSVAHTSAPAKRSYRPRFDSGGMMFH from the exons ATGGCGAAATTAaaccaagctgccaaggctgttggCCTACTTTATGGACTTACAGCTACTACGCAGGTTCAAGCCGCCTCATTTGATCCCTTGACACACGTCGACCTTctcattggcagcagcaatggcggcaatgtATTCCCAGGAGCTACTCTTCCTTTTGGCATGGCTAAGGCTGTAGCCGATACGAATAGCGGCAGCAACCAAGGCGGGTTTACTCTGGATGGCTCGTCAGTCACCGGTTTCAGCGTCATGCACGACTCTGGCACTGGAGGCTCGCC CGGACCCAAGGTTGAGATGACAACATCTCAGCATGCGGCGCTATTCAAATTCACTTTCCCCAATGCAGGCCCAGACGATATACCACTTATCCTGCAAGACTTGACGGATCTTTCAAATTCGAGACAAGACAATGGCACCGTGAGTGTGGACGGAAAGACTGGCCGCATTACTGGCAATGCCATTTTCGTTCCCAGCTTTGGCACCGGCACGTATAAGTTGTACTTTTGCACAGATTTCTCAGGTGCCGAAATATACGACAATGGCATCTTTGTGAACTCACGCGCCAGTTCCGATGTCAAAGATCTTACCATCTCGCGCTCTATCAACGGCTACCCGTTGCCGGGCGGTGCTTTTGTCCGCTTCGCCAGTGCTCAAGAGCCCATATATGCTCGTACTGGTGTCAGCTTCATTAGCAGTGCGCAAGCTTGCTCCAACGCGGAGAAAGAAATTACTAAATGGGATCTCAACAAGTACGCCAATGAGGCCGCCAATATCTGGCGGCAGAAACTTTCCCCCATCACTATCAAGGCTGGTAATGGTGTGAGCGAGGACTACATCAAGTCATTTTACTCGGGAATCTACCGCACGCTCGTCAACCCTCAAAATTATACTGGAGAGAATCCTCTCTGGAACGATGGCGAGCCATACTACGACTCCTTTTATTGTATTTGGGACTTGTTCCGATCTCAGATGCCCTTTATGACTATTCTGGATCCTGCGGCTCTTACGGAGCAGATCCGTTCGCTGATATCCATCTATGAGAACTTGGGATGGCTGCCTGATTGCC ACAACGTCCTGGCAGACGCCTATCTCAAGGGTCTCAAAGATGGAATCGATTGGGAAAAGGGCTACGAGGCTGTTGTTAAAGATGCAGAAGTTGAGCCCTATGCCTGGTCCACGAACGGTAGGGGAGGCATCGACTcgtggaagaagctcaatTACGTTCCCGTACAAGATTTTGACTACAAGGGTTTTGGAACCATGACGCGCACCATCAGTCGCACTCTTGAGTACAGCTACAACGACTTTTGCATCTCTCAGATTGCTGGAGGGTTGGGTAAAAAGGGAGACCAAGAGAAATACATTGAATCTAGCGGCAATTGGCAAAACCTGTTTAAAGCTGACCAGACTTCGTTCTTCTCTAATGGGACCGACACTGGGTTTACGGGCTTCTTCCAAGCTAAGTTCTTGAACGAAACTTGGTTCACACAAGATCCATTGATGTGCAGCAACTTGGATTCTAGGAGCGTATGCTCGCTTCAGAACTCGGGGGCTGAGACATTCGAGAGCAGCACTTGGGAATACGGCTT CTTCGTTCCACACGATCAGGCCAGTCTGCTTAACCTTTATGGTGGCTCTGACGCTTTTGTCAGCCGTCTATCTTATATGCACGACCAAGAGATTACATA TATCGGCAACGAACCCAGTTTCCTTACTGTCTTCCAATACCATTATGCCGGCCGACCAGCCTTGTCCGCTGAACGCAGCCATTTCTATATCCCCAAGTTCTTCGCCCCTACACCAGATGGGCTGCCAGGTAACGATGACAGCGGCGCCATGGGCAGTTTTGTTGCCTTCTCCATGATGGGCCTATTCCCGAATCCTGGTCAGGATGTCTACCTCATTATTCCACCCTACTTTGAGAGTGTTAGCATCAAGAGTCCAATTACAGGGAAGACTGCAACTATTCGCAACGTCAACTTTGACTCCACTTACAAGAATGTGTATATTCAAAAGGCTACCTTGAATGGCAAGCCTTATACGAAGAATTGGATTGATCATAGCTTCTTCCTTGAAGGAAAGGAGCTCGTACTCACTCTAGGTAGCAAGGAAAGTTCATGGGGTACTAGGGTGGAGGATCTGCCGCCGAGTTTGAGCCCTTACAACAGTAGCAGCGTTGCTCACACTTCTGCGCCAGCCAAACGATCTTATCGACCGCGCTTTGACAGTGGAGGGATGATGTTTCATTGA
- a CDS encoding amino acid permease domain-containing protein, protein MGQPDLNEKDERGLQSVSSFRPGATSGVLEDYADPDVQNEAESTHKGEFGTKRDLKPRQVSMIAVAGTIGTGLFLGSGAALVNGGPVGFFLGYTIVGCLVGMMMYCLGEMSVYSPNIGGFIEMGNKYIAPEAGFAMGINYILQTGLAIPTEITATAVMISYWDHVSDHVSAYIAAFLILSIGINLLGVKYFGEIEFVFACMKVLMLIALILFGLIADVGGVNGVYTGGRYWRDEPFNDSFANLTPVSLSRFLGFWKVLTQAAFAFGGIEGISVLAGEAHNPRKTMRRAVRTVFYRIVGLYLLTVLMISLNVSQHSPALLDAVAQGGNTAASSPFVVICQQTGVKVLPSVINAVVMTSALSSCNENVFAVARTLLALSRQRSMPHCFLKTSRFGTPFWGVLVSFCFGLLAFLSVSNGSAQAFIWLSNLSALSSLIAWISICACFVRFYRALAVQGIDRRNLDLRGWFQPYMAWICIVLFTIILFFNGFQAFIHKFSVSGFFASYVTLPVVALAFFGFRIYLWRTGKAYGLTNLNEINLGNGPAKALRGTRYDLGSS, encoded by the exons atgggccAGCCAGATTTGAATGAGAAGGATGAGAGGGGTCTGCAGTCCGTGTCTTCGTTCCGCCCTGGAGCGACGAGCGGTGTGCTGGAAGACTATGCAGACCCTGATGTCCAGAATGAAGCTGAATCGACTCACAAGGGAGAGTTTGGCACGAAGCGTGACCTT AAACCCCGCCAGGTTTCCATGATTGCTGTCGCCGGAACTATTGGTACTGGTCTTTTTCTAGGTTCTGGTGCTGCATTGGTTAATGGCGGCCCTgtgggcttcttccttggctACACCATTGTCGGCTGCTTGGTTGGCATGATGATGTACTGTCTGGGTGAAAT GTCCGTCTATTCACCAAACATTGGCGGTTTCATCGAGATGGGCAACAAGTACATCGCTCCCGAAGCTGGGTTCGCGATGGGCATCAACTACATCCTACAGACTGGCCTTGCTATCCCCACAGAGATCACAGCTACTGCCGTCATGATCAGCTACTGGGATCATGTCTCAGATCACGTATCGGCATATATCGCGGCCTTTTTGATCCTAAGCATCGGTATCAATCTCCTCGGCGTCAAATACTTTGGCGAGATTGAGTTTGTATTTGCCTGCATGAAGGTGTTAATGCTTATCGCCCTCATCCTATTCGGCTTGATAGCCGATGTTGGCGGCGTCAATGGTGTATACACTGGCGGTCGCTACTGGCGAGATGAGCCATTCAATGACTCGTTTGCAAACTTAACACCAGTGTCCCTCTCACGGTTCCTCGGATTCTGGAAAGTCCTTACTCAAGCTGCTTTTGCGTTCGGCGGTATCGAAGGTATTAGCGTACTTGCCGGTGAGGCGCACAACCCcaggaagacgatgagaagGGCAGTCAGAACAGTCTTCTACCGAATTG TTGGATTGTACCTCCTTACTGTATTGATGATCTCCCTCAATGTCAGCCAACACTCGCCAGCGTTGCTCGACGCAGTCGCCCAGGGCGGTAACACTGCGGCATCATCGCCTTTCGTTGTCATTTGTCAGCAAACCGGCGTCAAAGTTCTCCCAAGCGTTATTAACGCTGTG GTTATGACGTCTGCACTCTCATCATGTAACGAAAACGTCTTCGCTGTAGCGAGAACGCTGCTCGCGCTATCTCGACAAA GATCTATGCCTCACTGCTTCCTCAAGACAAGTCGCTTCGGCACACCCTTTTGGGGCGTTCTGGTATCTTTCTGCTTTGGGCTATTGGCTttcctctccgtctccaaCGGCTCTGCTCAAGCTTTTATCTGGCTTTCAAACTTGTCAG CTCTCAGCAGTTTGATTGCATGGATCTCCATCTGTGCCTGCTTTGTCAGATTTTATCGTGCTCTGGCAGTTCAGGGCATTGATAGAAGAAACCTTGATCTCCGAGGATGGTTCCAGCCATACATGGCTTGGATTTGCATCGTCCTTTTTACAATCATCCTATTCTTCAATGGGTTCCAGGCTTTTATCCACAAATTTTCCGTGTCCGGCTTTTTCGCTTCCTATGTAACGCTGCCAGTGGTTGCTTTGGCATTCTTTGGGTTCCGAATCTACCTGTGGCGGACTGGAAAGGCATATGGATTGACTAATCTCAATGAGATTAATCTTGGCAATGGGCCAGCCAAGGCTCTGCGTGGTACTCGGTATGATCTTGGGTCGTCATGA